A genomic segment from Sciurus carolinensis chromosome 1, mSciCar1.2, whole genome shotgun sequence encodes:
- the Eny2 gene encoding transcription and mRNA export factor ENY2 isoform X1, giving the protein MVVSKMNKDAQMRAAINQKLIETGERERLKELLRAKLIECGWKDQLKAHCKEVIKEKGLEHVTVDDLVAEITPKGRALVPDSVKKELLQRIRTFLAQHASL; this is encoded by the exons ATGGTG GTTAGCAAGATGAACAAAGATGCGCAGATGAGAGCAGCAATTAACCAAAAGTTAATAGAAACTGGAGAAAGAGAGCG CCTCAAAGAGTTGCTGAGAGCTAAATTAATTGAATGTGGCTGGAAGGATCAGTTGAAGGCACACTGTAAAG AggtaattaaagaaaaaggacTAGAACACGTTACTGTTGATGACTTGGTGGCTGAAATCACTCCAAAAGGCAGAG ccCTGGTACCTGACAGTGTAAAGAAGGAGCTCCTACAAAGAATAAGAACATTCCTTGCTCAGCATGCCAGCCTTTAA
- the Eny2 gene encoding transcription and mRNA export factor ENY2 isoform X2: MNKDAQMRAAINQKLIETGERERLKELLRAKLIECGWKDQLKAHCKEVIKEKGLEHVTVDDLVAEITPKGRALVPDSVKKELLQRIRTFLAQHASL, translated from the exons ATGAACAAAGATGCGCAGATGAGAGCAGCAATTAACCAAAAGTTAATAGAAACTGGAGAAAGAGAGCG CCTCAAAGAGTTGCTGAGAGCTAAATTAATTGAATGTGGCTGGAAGGATCAGTTGAAGGCACACTGTAAAG AggtaattaaagaaaaaggacTAGAACACGTTACTGTTGATGACTTGGTGGCTGAAATCACTCCAAAAGGCAGAG ccCTGGTACCTGACAGTGTAAAGAAGGAGCTCCTACAAAGAATAAGAACATTCCTTGCTCAGCATGCCAGCCTTTAA